From Anaerohalosphaera lusitana, one genomic window encodes:
- the speB gene encoding agmatinase: protein MTDRKQFGDWHDNNSEPNGSSIVLIPVPYDETSTWQKGADKGPAAIIDAAYQLERYDIETDSEVYKRGIWTDNPIQCDPDPFRMVQQVRDRTAFWLADNKHTVVIGGEHSVSVGAIQAHAEKYENLSVLQLDAHADLRDEYEGSKHNHACVMARASEIAPCVQVGIRSMDASEKQLMDPDRVFFAEEIYNRREWANDAVDILTDQVYITIDLDVFDSSIMPSTGTPEPGGMTWYEVLRFLRKVAETKNIVGFDIAELCPNPQNKAPNYLAAKLIYKTLSYQFEL, encoded by the coding sequence ATGACTGACCGTAAGCAGTTCGGCGACTGGCACGACAACAACAGCGAGCCAAACGGCTCATCGATCGTCCTCATCCCCGTCCCCTACGACGAGACCAGCACCTGGCAAAAGGGTGCAGACAAGGGCCCCGCTGCCATCATCGACGCCGCCTACCAGCTCGAACGCTACGATATCGAAACCGATTCCGAAGTCTACAAACGCGGCATCTGGACCGACAACCCCATCCAATGCGATCCCGATCCCTTCCGCATGGTCCAGCAGGTCCGCGACCGAACCGCCTTCTGGCTCGCCGACAACAAACACACCGTCGTCATCGGCGGCGAACACTCCGTCTCCGTCGGCGCCATCCAGGCCCACGCAGAAAAATACGAAAACCTCAGCGTCCTCCAACTCGACGCCCACGCCGACCTCCGCGACGAATACGAAGGCTCAAAACACAACCACGCCTGCGTAATGGCCCGCGCCTCCGAGATCGCCCCCTGCGTCCAGGTCGGCATTCGTTCCATGGACGCCTCCGAAAAACAGCTCATGGACCCCGACCGCGTCTTCTTCGCCGAAGAAATATACAACCGCCGCGAATGGGCCAACGACGCCGTCGACATACTCACCGACCAGGTCTACATAACCATCGACCTCGACGTCTTCGACTCCTCCATCATGCCCTCCACCGGCACCCCCGAGCCCGGCGGAATGACCTGGTACGAGGTCCTCCGATTCCTGCGAAAAGTCGCCGAAACAAAAAACATCGTAGGCTTCGACATAGCAGAACTCTGCCCCAACCCCCAAAACAAGGCCCCCAACTACCTGGCCGCCAAACTGATCTACAAAACCCTAAGCTACCAGTTCGAACTGTAA
- the aroB gene encoding 3-dehydroquinate synthase, producing the protein MTQIKVNIPAKPAQAYTITIGSGQLADLWPELTERYAGKSMFIVTDANLVKAGHLEKLTGTNEVQSCVIDPPGEKSKHIQTVVNIIEAMEKEFMGRDSVIVALGGGTVGDIAGFAAAIFKRGVDVVQIPTTTVAQADSSVGGKTGVDSTLSKNAFGAFWQPTEVCIDVETLKTLDDREYLAGLAESIKHGLIADADYFEFLEQHITELRAKDTATLEQIAERNCRIKAAVVEEDPTEKNKRRILNYGHTIGHAVESASNYELLHGECVGIGMVGAAMIEAKMGIGDKGRVAKIEYILTRLGLPVSIPAELDKDQLIDIIRRDKKAVAGWPKFVLLDQIGTALCKNNQWAHDVPPEIVEQTLTEMY; encoded by the coding sequence ACAACTCGCCGACCTCTGGCCCGAACTCACCGAACGATACGCCGGCAAATCCATGTTCATCGTCACCGACGCAAACCTCGTCAAAGCCGGCCATCTGGAAAAACTCACCGGCACCAACGAAGTCCAAAGCTGCGTCATCGACCCGCCCGGCGAAAAATCAAAACACATACAAACCGTCGTCAACATCATCGAGGCGATGGAAAAAGAATTCATGGGCCGCGACTCCGTCATCGTCGCACTCGGCGGCGGAACCGTCGGCGACATCGCGGGCTTCGCAGCCGCCATCTTCAAACGCGGCGTCGACGTCGTACAGATCCCCACTACCACCGTCGCACAGGCCGACAGCAGCGTAGGCGGCAAAACCGGCGTCGACTCCACACTCAGCAAAAACGCCTTCGGCGCCTTCTGGCAGCCCACCGAAGTCTGCATCGACGTCGAGACGCTCAAAACCCTCGACGACCGCGAATACCTCGCGGGCCTGGCAGAATCCATCAAGCACGGCCTGATCGCGGACGCCGACTACTTCGAATTCCTCGAACAGCACATCACAGAGCTCCGCGCAAAAGACACCGCCACCCTCGAACAGATCGCCGAACGCAACTGCCGCATCAAGGCCGCCGTCGTCGAAGAGGACCCCACCGAGAAAAACAAACGCCGCATCCTCAACTACGGCCACACCATCGGCCACGCCGTCGAATCTGCAAGCAACTACGAACTTCTCCACGGCGAATGCGTCGGCATAGGCATGGTCGGCGCCGCAATGATCGAAGCGAAAATGGGCATCGGCGACAAGGGCCGCGTCGCAAAGATAGAATACATCCTCACCCGCCTCGGCCTGCCCGTAAGCATCCCCGCCGAACTCGACAAAGACCAACTGATCGACATAATCCGCCGAGACAAAAAAGCCGTCGCAGGCTGGCCAAAATTCGTACTCCTCGACCAGATCGGCACCGCCCTGTGCAAAAACAACCAGTGGGCCCACGACGTCCCCCCCGAAATAGTAGAACAGACCCTGACAGAAATGTATTGA